The following are from one region of the Pectobacterium actinidiae genome:
- the fbp gene encoding class 1 fructose-bisphosphatase, whose amino-acid sequence MKTLGEFIVEKQHDFSHATGELTALLSAIKLGAKIIHRDINKAGLVDILGTSGISNVQGEVQMKLDLYANEKLKAALKARGEVAGIASEEEDEIVIFEGDKAENAKYVVLMDPLDGSSNIDVNVSVGTIFSIYRRITPLGTSVTEADFLQPGSQQVAAGYIVYGSSTMLVYTTGHGVHAFTYDPSLGVFCLSHEKVCFPEKGNMYSINEGNYIKFPVGVKKYIKYCQEQDEETQRPYTSRYIGSLVADFHRNLLKGGIYLYPSTASYPKGKLRLLYECNPMAFLAEQAGGKASDGKNRILDITPEKLHQRSPFFVGTESMVNDVERFIREFPDA is encoded by the coding sequence ATGAAAACGTTAGGCGAATTTATCGTCGAAAAACAGCACGATTTCTCTCACGCCACAGGTGAGCTTACCGCGCTGCTGTCTGCTATTAAACTGGGTGCCAAGATTATTCACCGTGATATCAATAAAGCGGGTCTGGTTGATATCCTGGGAACCAGCGGTATTTCTAATGTTCAGGGCGAAGTGCAGATGAAGCTCGATCTGTATGCCAATGAGAAACTGAAAGCTGCATTAAAAGCGCGTGGTGAAGTGGCTGGTATCGCCTCCGAAGAAGAAGACGAAATTGTTATCTTTGAAGGTGATAAGGCGGAAAATGCCAAGTATGTGGTTCTGATGGATCCGCTGGACGGCTCGTCGAATATTGATGTGAATGTCTCCGTCGGTACGATTTTCTCTATTTATCGCCGTATTACGCCGCTGGGAACGTCAGTCACGGAAGCTGACTTCTTGCAGCCGGGTAGTCAGCAGGTTGCTGCGGGCTACATCGTTTACGGTTCTTCAACCATGCTGGTGTACACCACGGGTCACGGCGTTCACGCCTTTACCTACGATCCGTCGCTCGGTGTATTCTGTCTCTCGCATGAAAAAGTTTGCTTCCCGGAAAAAGGGAATATGTATTCCATCAACGAAGGGAACTACATCAAGTTTCCTGTCGGCGTGAAGAAATACATCAAATACTGTCAGGAGCAGGATGAAGAGACGCAGCGTCCTTATACATCGCGTTATATCGGCTCACTGGTAGCAGATTTCCACCGTAATCTGCTGAAAGGCGGGATTTACCTGTACCCGAGCACGGCGAGCTATCCGAAAGGCAAACTGCGTTTGCTATACGAATGCAACCCGATGGCGTTTCTGGCGGAGCAGGCAGGCGGCAAAGCCAGCGACGGTAAAAACCGTATTCTGGATATCACGCCAGAGAAATTGCACCAGCGTTCCCCGTTCTTCGTAGGGACGGAATCGATGGTGAATGATGTCGAACGTTTCATCCGTGAATTCCCAGACGCTTAA
- a CDS encoding adenylosuccinate synthase, producing MGKNVVVLGTQWGDEGKGKVVDLLTERAKYVVRYQGGHNAGHTLVINGEKTVLHLIPSGILRENVVSIIGNGVVLAPDALMKEMTELEARGVPVRERLLLSEACPLILPYHVALDNAREKARGAKAIGTTGRGIGPAYEDKVARRGLRVGDLFDKETFAVKLKEIVEYHNFQLVNYYKADAVDYQKVLDDVLAIADILTAMVVDVSDLLYKAHLRGDFVMFEGAQGTLLDIDHGTYPYVTSSNTTAGGVATGSGLGPRYVDYVLGIVKAYSTRVGAGPFPTELFEDVGEHLSQKGNEFGATTGRRRRTGWLDAVAVRRAVQINSLSGFCLTKLDVLDGLKEIKICVGYRLPNGTEVDVTPLAAEGWEGLEPIYETMPGWSESTFGVKDHSKLPQAALNYIKRIEEVTGVPIDIISTGPDRSETMVLRDPFDA from the coding sequence ATGGGTAAGAACGTCGTCGTACTGGGCACCCAATGGGGTGACGAAGGTAAAGGCAAGGTCGTTGACCTGCTGACTGAACGGGCTAAATATGTTGTGCGCTATCAGGGTGGACACAACGCTGGCCACACGCTGGTTATCAACGGTGAAAAAACCGTCCTTCATTTAATTCCTTCTGGCATTTTGCGTGAAAATGTTGTCAGCATCATCGGTAACGGTGTTGTGCTGGCGCCTGACGCGTTGATGAAAGAAATGACGGAGCTTGAAGCGCGTGGCGTCCCGGTACGCGAACGTCTGCTGCTTTCTGAAGCCTGTCCGTTAATCCTGCCTTATCACGTCGCGTTGGATAACGCGCGTGAAAAAGCGCGTGGTGCAAAAGCAATTGGTACGACTGGTCGCGGTATCGGCCCTGCGTATGAAGATAAAGTTGCTCGTCGTGGCCTGCGCGTTGGCGATCTGTTTGATAAAGAAACCTTTGCTGTCAAACTGAAAGAGATCGTCGAATACCATAACTTCCAGTTGGTTAACTACTATAAAGCGGATGCAGTCGACTACCAGAAAGTGCTGGACGACGTGCTGGCGATTGCCGATATCCTGACCGCGATGGTCGTTGATGTTTCCGATCTGCTGTATAAGGCGCATCTGCGTGGCGATTTCGTCATGTTTGAAGGCGCGCAGGGTACGCTGCTGGATATCGACCACGGTACATATCCCTACGTGACTTCCTCAAACACCACGGCGGGCGGCGTTGCTACTGGTTCTGGTCTGGGGCCACGCTATGTAGACTACGTACTGGGTATCGTGAAAGCTTACTCTACCCGTGTTGGTGCAGGTCCATTCCCGACTGAGCTGTTTGAAGACGTTGGTGAGCATCTGTCTCAAAAAGGTAACGAGTTTGGCGCGACAACAGGTCGTCGTCGTCGTACCGGCTGGCTGGATGCGGTTGCCGTACGCCGTGCGGTACAGATCAACTCGCTGTCCGGCTTCTGCCTGACTAAGCTGGATGTTCTGGACGGTCTGAAAGAAATTAAAATCTGCGTAGGCTATCGTTTACCGAATGGCACGGAAGTGGATGTCACTCCGCTGGCTGCTGAAGGCTGGGAAGGTCTTGAGCCGATTTACGAAACGATGCCGGGCTGGTCTGAAAGCACGTTTGGTGTGAAAGATCACAGCAAACTGCCGCAGGCTGCGCTGAACTACATCAAACGTATTGAAGAAGTTACCGGTGTGCCGATTGATATTATTTCTACCGGCCCAGATCGTAGCGAAACGATGGTGTTGCGCGATCCGTTCGATGCTTGA
- a CDS encoding DUF2065 domain-containing protein, which produces MNSTIWLALGLVLVLEGLGPLLFPRLWRRMILGIAQLPDTILRRFGGGIVVAGCVIYYMLRSRMGG; this is translated from the coding sequence ATGAATTCAACGATTTGGCTGGCGCTTGGGCTGGTTTTGGTGCTTGAAGGGCTGGGGCCGCTACTGTTTCCCCGTCTCTGGCGACGTATGATTTTGGGAATAGCGCAGTTGCCGGATACTATTTTGCGTCGGTTTGGCGGTGGAATAGTTGTTGCAGGGTGCGTGATCTACTACATGTTGCGTAGCCGGATGGGTGGCTAA
- the hflK gene encoding FtsH protease activity modulator HflK, whose translation MAWNQPGNNGQDRDPWGSSSNNGGNSGGNNNKGGRDQGPPDLDDIFRKLSKKLGDLGGGKGSSSNNSGNSGGPALGGRIVGIAAVAAVVIWAATGFYTIKEAERGVVTRFGKFSHLVGPGLNWKPTFIDSVRAVNVESVRELATSGVMLTSDENVVRVEMNVQYRVTQPEQYLFSVTNADDSLRQATDSALRGVIGKYTMDKILTEGRTIVRTDTQRVLEETVRPYNMGITLLDVNFQTARPPEEVKAAFDDAIAARENEQQYIREAEAYANEVQPRANGQAQRILEESRAYKTRTVLEAQGEVARFARILPEYKAAPEITRERLYIETMERVLSHTRKVLVNDKGGNLMVLPLDQMLRGQGGENTQSNNSSSANPLRLPSNSSGATNSNQTRSSNNGNIMDQRRANAQRDDFTRVGRE comes from the coding sequence ATGGCGTGGAATCAGCCCGGTAATAACGGACAAGACCGCGACCCGTGGGGGAGCAGCAGCAATAATGGCGGCAACTCTGGCGGAAATAACAATAAAGGTGGCCGAGATCAGGGGCCGCCGGATCTGGACGACATCTTCCGTAAGCTGAGCAAAAAACTCGGCGATCTGGGTGGCGGCAAAGGTTCAAGCTCAAACAACAGTGGAAATTCTGGCGGCCCAGCACTGGGTGGCCGGATCGTCGGTATCGCTGCCGTCGCTGCGGTTGTCATCTGGGCTGCAACGGGTTTCTATACCATTAAAGAAGCGGAACGCGGTGTCGTTACACGCTTTGGTAAATTCAGCCACTTGGTTGGACCTGGTCTTAACTGGAAACCGACCTTCATCGACTCCGTTCGCGCAGTGAACGTCGAATCGGTGCGTGAACTGGCGACGTCGGGCGTGATGTTGACGTCAGATGAAAACGTTGTGCGCGTTGAAATGAACGTGCAGTACCGTGTCACGCAGCCAGAACAATATCTGTTTAGTGTAACCAATGCGGATGACAGCCTGCGTCAGGCAACGGACAGCGCGCTGCGCGGCGTTATTGGTAAGTACACGATGGACAAAATTTTGACGGAAGGCCGTACCATTGTGCGTACGGATACTCAGCGTGTACTGGAAGAGACGGTTCGTCCGTACAACATGGGTATCACGCTGCTGGACGTCAACTTCCAGACCGCGCGTCCGCCGGAAGAAGTCAAGGCTGCGTTTGATGATGCGATTGCCGCACGTGAAAACGAACAGCAATATATTCGTGAAGCGGAAGCCTACGCGAACGAAGTGCAGCCGCGTGCTAACGGTCAGGCTCAGCGTATTCTGGAAGAGTCTCGCGCTTATAAAACCCGTACCGTTCTGGAAGCTCAGGGTGAAGTTGCCCGTTTCGCCAGAATATTACCGGAATATAAAGCGGCACCTGAAATCACTCGTGAACGTCTGTATATCGAAACGATGGAACGCGTACTGAGCCATACCCGTAAAGTTCTGGTCAATGACAAGGGGGGTAACCTGATGGTGCTGCCGTTGGATCAGATGCTGCGTGGACAAGGTGGTGAAAATACGCAAAGCAATAATAGCAGCAGCGCTAACCCACTGCGTTTGCCAAGCAACAGCAGCGGTGCGACGAATAGCAACCAGACGCGCAGCAGTAATAATGGAAATATCATGGATCAGCGCAGAGCAAATGCGCAGCGTGATGACTTCACTCGAGTAGGGAGAGAATAA
- the hflC gene encoding protease modulator HflC, with the protein MRKPLLFILILVLMVVYASLFVVQEGQRGIVMRFGKVLRDDDNKPLIYAPGLQFKIPFIDSVKMLDARIQTMENQADRFITKEQKDLIVDSYLKWRISDFSRYYLATGGGDISQAEVLLKRKFSDRLRSEIGRLDVKGIVTDSRGQLMSDVREALNTGTGETTEADNAIASAAARVEKETTSNEPHINPNSMAALGIEVIDVRIKQINLPTEVSDAIYQRMRAEREAVARRHRSQGQEEAEKLKAAADYEVTRTLAEAERQGRISRGEGDAEAAKLFANAFSEDPDFYAFVRSLRAYESSFSNNQDVMVLSPDSDFFRYMKSPDSSMVPRR; encoded by the coding sequence ATGCGTAAGCCCTTACTATTTATCCTGATCCTGGTACTGATGGTGGTCTATGCGTCACTGTTTGTGGTGCAGGAAGGCCAGCGCGGCATTGTGATGCGTTTTGGCAAAGTATTGCGTGATGACGACAATAAGCCGCTGATCTATGCACCGGGATTGCAGTTTAAGATTCCGTTTATCGACTCAGTGAAAATGCTGGATGCGCGTATCCAGACCATGGAAAACCAGGCTGACCGCTTTATCACTAAAGAGCAGAAAGACCTGATTGTCGATTCCTATCTCAAATGGCGTATCAGCGATTTCAGCCGCTACTATCTGGCAACGGGCGGTGGTGACATCTCTCAGGCTGAAGTGCTGCTGAAACGTAAATTCAGTGACCGTCTGCGTTCCGAGATTGGTCGTCTGGATGTGAAAGGCATTGTTACCGACTCACGCGGTCAACTGATGTCCGACGTGCGTGAAGCGCTGAATACCGGCACAGGTGAAACTACTGAAGCCGATAATGCCATTGCTTCTGCCGCTGCGCGTGTTGAGAAAGAGACTACGAGCAACGAACCTCACATCAACCCTAACAGTATGGCTGCGCTGGGTATTGAGGTTATCGATGTGCGAATTAAGCAAATCAACCTGCCAACTGAAGTGTCTGACGCGATTTATCAACGTATGCGTGCAGAGCGTGAAGCGGTAGCGCGTCGCCATCGTTCACAAGGTCAGGAAGAAGCTGAAAAACTGAAAGCGGCGGCAGACTATGAAGTCACCCGTACGCTGGCAGAAGCGGAGCGTCAGGGGCGAATTTCTCGCGGTGAAGGGGATGCCGAAGCGGCGAAACTGTTTGCTAACGCATTCAGTGAAGATCCTGACTTCTACGCGTTCGTTCGTAGCCTGCGCGCGTATGAAAGCAGCTTCAGTAATAATCAGGACGTCATGGTTCTCAGCCCTGATAGCGACTTCTTCCGCTACATGAAGTCACCAGACAGCAGCATGGTACCACGTCGTTGA
- the mpl gene encoding UDP-N-acetylmuramate:L-alanyl-gamma-D-glutamyl-meso-diaminopimelate ligase, producing MRIHILGICGTFMGGLALLARSLGHDVTGSDANVYPPMSTLLEEQGITLIQGYDPVQLSPAPDLVIIGNAMTRGNPCVEAVLEQGLPYVSGPQWLHDYVLRDRWVIAVAGTHGKTTTAGMVTWILEDCGYQPGFVIGGVPGNFTVSARLGGSPFMVLEADEYDCAFFDKRSKFVHYCPRTLVLNNLEFDHADIFDDLKAIQKQFHHLVRLVPGSGKIILPTNDLNLKQVMGMGCWSEQELVGEEGTWRAQKVSSDASQYQVYLNKELVGEVHWKLVGEHNMHNGLMAIAAAHHVGVLPADACHALGRFINARRRLELRGTEHGVAVYDDFAHHPTAILATLSALRSKVGGTARILAVLEPRSNTMKLGMCKNELAPSLGRADEVFLFQPAHIPWQVVEVAEACVQPAHWSADIDTLVENIIKTAQPGDHILVMSNGGFSNIHNKLLDGLKKKAQKAEDAQE from the coding sequence ATGCGTATTCATATTTTAGGTATCTGCGGCACCTTTATGGGTGGACTTGCCCTGCTTGCTCGTTCACTGGGGCATGATGTCACAGGCTCAGATGCAAATGTTTATCCCCCCATGAGTACCTTACTTGAAGAACAGGGAATCACGCTGATTCAGGGCTACGATCCGGTACAGCTTAGCCCCGCGCCTGATTTAGTCATCATCGGTAATGCGATGACGCGCGGAAACCCGTGCGTCGAAGCCGTACTGGAACAGGGACTACCTTATGTTTCCGGTCCACAGTGGCTACACGATTATGTGCTGCGCGATCGCTGGGTGATCGCCGTTGCAGGAACACATGGCAAAACCACCACGGCGGGGATGGTCACCTGGATTCTGGAAGACTGTGGCTACCAGCCCGGTTTTGTCATTGGCGGCGTTCCCGGCAACTTCACCGTTTCTGCACGCTTGGGTGGCAGCCCGTTCATGGTACTCGAAGCCGATGAATATGATTGTGCATTCTTCGACAAGCGTTCCAAATTCGTACACTACTGCCCAAGAACGCTGGTGCTTAATAATCTTGAGTTCGATCACGCCGACATCTTTGACGATCTCAAAGCTATTCAGAAACAGTTCCATCACCTTGTGCGACTGGTGCCGGGCAGCGGGAAGATCATTCTGCCAACCAACGACCTTAACCTCAAACAGGTGATGGGAATGGGATGCTGGAGTGAACAGGAACTGGTCGGCGAAGAAGGCACATGGCGGGCACAAAAAGTGTCGAGCGATGCCAGCCAATATCAGGTTTACCTGAATAAGGAGCTCGTCGGTGAAGTCCACTGGAAACTGGTGGGTGAACACAACATGCACAACGGGCTGATGGCTATCGCCGCCGCTCACCATGTCGGTGTGCTACCTGCTGACGCTTGCCATGCGCTGGGTAGATTTATCAACGCGCGCCGTCGTCTTGAATTACGCGGGACAGAGCATGGCGTCGCGGTTTATGACGATTTTGCGCATCACCCAACTGCGATTCTGGCGACGCTGTCGGCGCTACGTAGCAAGGTTGGCGGCACGGCTCGTATTCTGGCAGTACTCGAACCTCGTTCGAACACCATGAAATTGGGGATGTGCAAAAATGAACTGGCGCCGTCATTAGGCCGCGCCGATGAAGTTTTCCTATTCCAGCCAGCACATATTCCGTGGCAGGTCGTAGAAGTCGCGGAAGCCTGCGTACAGCCCGCTCACTGGAGCGCGGATATTGACACGTTAGTAGAAAACATCATCAAGACCGCACAGCCTGGCGACCACATTCTGGTGATGAGCAACGGCGGGTTCAGCAACATCCACAATAAGCTGCTGGATGGCCTGAAAAAGAAAGCGCAGAAAGCGGAAGACGCTCAGGAATAA